The following are encoded in a window of Capricornis sumatraensis isolate serow.1 chromosome 7, serow.2, whole genome shotgun sequence genomic DNA:
- the HOPX gene encoding homeodomain-only protein, translating into MSTETASGPTEDQVEILEYNFNKVNKHPDPTTLCLIAAEAGLSEEETQKWFKQRLAQWRRSEGLPSECRSVTD; encoded by the exons ATGTCGACCGAGACCGCGAGCGGCCCCACTGAGGACCAGGTGGAGATCCTGGAGTACAACTTCAACAAGGTCAACAAGCACCCGGACCCCACCACGCTGTGCCTGATCGCGGCGGAGGCAGGCCTTTCAGAGGAGGAGACCCAG aaatgGTTCAAGCAGCGCCTGGCCCAGTGGCGGCGGTCTGAAGGCCTACCCTCTGAGTGCAGATCCGTCACAGACTGA